Proteins from a genomic interval of Thermomicrobiales bacterium:
- the hisC gene encoding histidinol-phosphate transaminase yields the protein MSSQAVLRQFDVSSLVREPVRAKSSYVPSPRDERHAEHVVRLDMNESPYGPSPKAQAAIAAFVTTHRYPDFDQWALRDAIAAYTGTTAEQVFCGAGCDDVLNLVAQAMLDPGDEIVISEPTFGVYRMQANLRGATTVNVPLTDGFEMDADGVLAAVTDKTKYIIICTPNNPTGNELAPDLVERVVAEAPCLVLIDEAYSEFAGTSYVWMVDQYPNVAVFRTMSKFAGLAGMRVGYGIVPKAMAPHFENIVQPCHNVSFVSAEAAIASLDDLDYLNGIVDRIVTSRDELAANLREIPGVEPYPSSTNFLLVELPVDDAGPVVEELANRGILVRHFANPALGLGACLRVTIGAPDENERFLRELADILGDR from the coding sequence ATGTCCAGCCAGGCCGTTCTCCGGCAATTCGATGTTTCGTCGCTTGTGCGCGAACCAGTTCGCGCCAAGAGTTCCTATGTTCCCTCGCCGCGGGACGAGCGTCATGCAGAGCACGTCGTGCGGCTCGACATGAACGAATCGCCGTACGGGCCATCACCGAAGGCCCAGGCAGCGATCGCGGCCTTCGTTACCACTCATCGCTATCCGGATTTCGATCAATGGGCGCTGCGTGACGCAATCGCCGCCTACACCGGGACGACTGCAGAGCAAGTCTTCTGCGGAGCCGGTTGCGACGATGTGCTGAACCTGGTCGCACAGGCGATGCTCGATCCGGGTGACGAGATTGTCATCTCAGAACCGACCTTTGGCGTCTACCGCATGCAAGCCAATCTGCGCGGCGCCACGACGGTCAACGTCCCGTTGACCGATGGTTTCGAGATGGACGCCGACGGCGTTCTGGCGGCGGTGACGGACAAGACCAAGTACATCATCATCTGCACACCGAACAATCCCACAGGCAACGAGCTTGCGCCCGACCTTGTCGAGCGTGTCGTTGCAGAAGCGCCCTGTCTGGTGCTGATCGACGAGGCGTACTCGGAGTTCGCGGGCACCTCGTACGTCTGGATGGTGGACCAGTATCCAAACGTCGCGGTTTTTCGCACCATGAGCAAGTTCGCCGGTTTGGCGGGAATGCGTGTCGGCTACGGCATCGTCCCCAAAGCGATGGCGCCGCATTTCGAAAACATCGTGCAGCCATGTCACAACGTCTCGTTCGTCTCCGCCGAGGCTGCCATCGCGTCACTCGACGATCTGGACTATCTGAATGGCATCGTCGATCGGATCGTGACATCGCGTGACGAGCTTGCAGCCAATCTGCGAGAAATCCCGGGCGTGGAGCCGTATCCCTCCTCCACCAACTTCCTGTTGGTCGAGCTTCCGGTCGACGACGCTGGGCCTGTCGTGGAAGAACTGGCCAATCGAGGCATCCTGGTGCGGCATTTTGCCAATCCGGCTCTGGGACTTGGCGCCTGCCTGCGTGTGACGATTGGCGCCCCGGACGAGAACGAGCGGTTCCTCCGGGAGCTCGCGGACATATTGGGCGACCGATGA
- the hisG gene encoding ATP phosphoribosyltransferase, which yields MTGSLINGEGRLKLAVQRSGRLTEETLRILQGIGLEFETYGQRLLSHTRNFPLSILFGRDDDIPGYVGFGTVDLGIVGRNLIYEEEVDVVELTELGFGFCSLVVAVLRDSPFQTLDDLKDRKIASSYPHSARRFFGERGESPEIITLSGSVEVAPALGLSDAIVELTATGSTLVLNDLRQIHTILESQAVLVANPASYADPEKRANIDRLLMRIDAVRAARRYKYVMMNAPVEKLEAIKQVIPGLKAPTVVPLAIEGWVAVHTAIEEDTFWEIIERLRAAGAQEILVTSLDKLLL from the coding sequence ATGACCGGTAGTTTGATCAACGGAGAGGGACGCCTCAAGCTGGCTGTCCAGCGCAGCGGACGGTTGACGGAGGAAACGCTCCGCATCTTGCAGGGTATCGGGCTCGAATTCGAAACCTACGGCCAGCGACTCCTTTCTCACACGCGCAATTTTCCGCTATCGATCCTGTTTGGACGAGACGACGACATCCCCGGCTACGTCGGCTTTGGCACCGTCGACCTCGGCATCGTCGGCCGCAACCTCATCTACGAGGAAGAGGTCGATGTGGTCGAACTCACGGAGCTCGGGTTTGGGTTCTGCTCGTTGGTCGTCGCTGTCCTGCGCGACTCTCCATTTCAGACGCTCGACGATCTGAAAGACCGCAAGATCGCATCGTCCTATCCCCACTCGGCTCGCCGGTTCTTTGGGGAGCGAGGTGAGTCGCCCGAGATCATCACGTTGAGCGGCTCGGTCGAGGTGGCTCCGGCGCTCGGACTGTCCGACGCGATCGTGGAGCTGACTGCCACCGGTTCGACACTCGTTCTCAACGATTTGCGCCAGATTCACACCATTCTCGAAAGCCAGGCGGTGCTGGTGGCCAACCCGGCATCCTACGCCGACCCGGAGAAGCGCGCGAACATCGACCGGTTGCTCATGCGGATCGACGCGGTCCGGGCGGCGCGCCGCTACAAGTACGTCATGATGAACGCTCCGGTGGAGAAACTCGAAGCGATAAAGCAGGTGATTCCCGGTCTGAAGGCGCCAACGGTCGTGCCGTTGGCGATCGAAGGGTGGGTGGCCGTGCATACCGCCATCGAAGAAGACACCTTCTGGGAGATCATCGAGCGTCTGCGTGCCGCGGGCGCTCAGGAGATTCTGGTCACCTCGTTGGATAAACTCCTGCTATAG
- a CDS encoding class I SAM-dependent RNA methyltransferase encodes MNQTDSGYLLGDRIEGTIERIVPGGLGLLRGPRGVVFVERSAPGDRLQVEIDEMRSGVARGSIVRILEPGPARIEAPCPWYGRCGGCDFQHLEYRAQVEAKRQMLLDALVRIGGFDLLPEVEIFAASHPFGSRARIELHTDQEQRTIGFFERRSSSIVPVDRCLVSRPELNSAVDVLRRSTRPYPASISLASGNGVVRSAPAFPPIDGGAFWLRIAEHEYLVDPGSFFQSSLDLLPALIGRVVGTDEPGGEVAWDLFCGAGLFSFPLAARFHKVVGVDSDARTIRSAVKGAERNGIGNTVFIAADSLDWISGRKQRDFRPDLIVVDPPRSGLGARLADRLSNVEVRRLIYVSCDPATLARDLKRLAKSSYRVVDIAIFDLFPQTHHVETVVRLEHR; translated from the coding sequence ATGAACCAGACAGACTCCGGATACTTGCTTGGTGATCGGATCGAAGGCACGATCGAACGGATCGTACCGGGCGGACTCGGGCTACTGCGTGGACCGCGTGGTGTGGTGTTTGTCGAGCGCTCGGCGCCTGGCGACCGGCTCCAGGTCGAAATCGACGAGATGCGATCTGGTGTCGCGCGCGGTTCGATTGTCAGAATTCTCGAGCCCGGACCTGCACGCATCGAAGCTCCCTGCCCCTGGTACGGCAGGTGCGGCGGCTGTGACTTCCAGCATCTCGAATACCGGGCGCAGGTCGAGGCCAAACGCCAAATGCTGCTCGATGCCCTTGTCCGGATCGGAGGATTCGATCTGCTGCCGGAGGTCGAAATCTTCGCGGCTTCTCATCCCTTTGGCTCCCGGGCTCGGATCGAGCTGCACACCGACCAGGAGCAGCGCACCATCGGGTTCTTCGAGCGAAGGTCGAGCAGCATCGTGCCTGTGGATCGATGCCTGGTCAGCAGACCAGAGCTCAACTCTGCGGTGGATGTCCTGCGGCGCAGCACGCGTCCGTATCCGGCGTCGATCAGCCTGGCGAGCGGGAACGGGGTGGTTCGCAGCGCGCCGGCGTTTCCTCCGATCGATGGAGGCGCCTTCTGGCTGCGAATTGCGGAACATGAGTACCTGGTCGACCCAGGGTCGTTCTTCCAGTCCTCGCTCGACCTGTTGCCTGCGTTGATCGGGCGCGTCGTGGGAACCGACGAGCCAGGTGGAGAAGTCGCCTGGGATCTCTTCTGCGGGGCGGGGCTCTTTTCGTTTCCCCTTGCAGCACGATTTCACAAGGTGGTCGGCGTCGACTCCGACGCGAGGACCATTCGCAGCGCGGTGAAAGGCGCTGAGCGGAACGGCATCGGAAACACCGTATTCATTGCGGCAGATTCGCTCGATTGGATCTCAGGGCGCAAGCAACGAGACTTCCGACCCGACCTCATCGTGGTGGACCCGCCCAGATCTGGATTGGGAGCCCGCCTGGCGGACCGGTTGTCGAACGTCGAAGTCCGTCGATTGATCTATGTGTCCTGCGATCCGGCGACGCTGGCGCGCGACCTCAAGCGGCTTGCGAAATCGTCATACCGAGTCGTCGACATAGCCATCTTCGATCTCTTTCCACAGACCCACCACGTCGAAACCGTCGTGCGCCTGGAACACCGTTAG
- a CDS encoding YifB family Mg chelatase-like AAA ATPase: MLAKVNSCAVVGLDGVLVEVEVYVGSGIPGIIIVGLPDAAVQESRERVRAAIRNSGGRVPGGHVTVNLAPADLKKAGPTYDLPIAVGILIASRQIHADVADTLIVGELSLDGHVRHTPGIISMISLAAERGLRRAIVPADDAPEAALIGGIDVIAVRTLADVVNYLNGELPIEPFRPQEGLSDRSDTSRSDFAEIRGQEHVKRALEIAAAGGHNVLMSGPPGSGKTMLARAMPSILPPITITEALEVTKIYSVRGLLPPETPLLRERPFRSPHHGTSNAGLIGGGTWPRPGEVSLAHRGVLFLDELPEFMSSTLEMLRQPLEDRRVSVARASGTVTFPANFMLIAAMNPCPCGYYGDPVRECRCGTAQIQRYQKKISGPLLDRIDIHVEVPRVEYDKLSSRRTGEASPAIQARVTEARQRQADRLHASAALTNSDMSARELEQFVTLDATSDAMMRHAVTQLSLSPRSYHRVLKLARTIADLAGEHGVSAQHLAEALQYRPKQSVA; encoded by the coding sequence GTGCTTGCAAAGGTGAATAGTTGCGCCGTCGTGGGGCTCGACGGCGTGTTGGTCGAGGTCGAGGTCTATGTCGGCAGCGGGATACCCGGCATCATCATCGTCGGATTGCCCGATGCCGCTGTGCAGGAGAGCCGGGAACGGGTGCGGGCGGCCATTCGCAACAGTGGCGGCCGTGTACCCGGTGGGCATGTCACGGTCAATCTTGCTCCAGCCGATCTCAAGAAAGCAGGCCCAACCTACGACTTGCCGATCGCAGTTGGAATCCTGATCGCTTCACGTCAGATTCATGCCGACGTTGCCGATACGTTGATCGTCGGTGAGCTATCACTGGACGGGCATGTCCGGCACACACCCGGGATCATATCGATGATTTCGCTGGCGGCCGAACGGGGCTTGCGCCGAGCCATTGTTCCGGCGGACGATGCTCCCGAGGCAGCGTTGATCGGGGGCATCGACGTTATCGCAGTGCGCACGTTGGCCGACGTCGTGAACTACCTGAATGGCGAACTGCCGATCGAGCCGTTTCGTCCTCAGGAGGGACTCTCGGACAGATCTGACACGTCGCGTTCCGATTTCGCCGAGATTCGCGGACAAGAACACGTCAAGCGGGCACTCGAGATTGCCGCTGCCGGCGGCCACAACGTGCTCATGTCGGGTCCACCGGGGTCAGGCAAGACCATGCTGGCCCGGGCGATGCCGTCGATTCTGCCGCCAATCACTATCACTGAAGCGCTCGAGGTCACCAAGATCTACTCGGTACGGGGGTTGCTGCCACCCGAGACGCCATTGCTGCGCGAACGTCCTTTCCGGTCTCCACATCATGGAACGAGCAACGCCGGACTGATTGGTGGAGGGACATGGCCGAGACCAGGCGAGGTCAGTCTTGCGCACCGAGGCGTCTTGTTTCTGGACGAGCTCCCGGAGTTCATGTCGTCCACGCTCGAGATGCTGCGCCAACCGCTGGAAGACCGGCGAGTCAGTGTCGCCAGGGCATCGGGCACAGTCACGTTTCCCGCGAACTTCATGTTGATCGCGGCCATGAATCCGTGCCCATGTGGCTACTATGGCGATCCGGTGCGCGAATGCCGATGCGGAACCGCGCAGATTCAGCGCTATCAGAAGAAGATCAGCGGCCCGTTGCTCGATCGGATCGATATTCACGTCGAAGTACCGCGCGTCGAATACGACAAGTTGTCGTCTCGCCGCACCGGCGAAGCGTCTCCAGCCATTCAGGCTCGTGTCACTGAAGCACGGCAGCGGCAAGCGGATCGATTGCATGCATCAGCTGCCCTCACCAACTCCGACATGAGCGCGCGCGAGCTCGAGCAGTTCGTGACGCTCGATGCGACGAGTGACGCCATGATGAGACACGCGGTTACCCAGCTCAGCCTCTCGCCGCGTTCCTATCATCGTGTCCTGAAGCTCGCGCGCACGATTGCCGATCTGGCCGGAGAACATGGGGTGTCAGCTCAGCATCTGGCAGAAGCGCTACAGTACCGTCCGAAGCAGAGTGTTGCATAG